The proteins below come from a single Dryobates pubescens isolate bDryPub1 chromosome 16, bDryPub1.pri, whole genome shotgun sequence genomic window:
- the FGFR4 gene encoding fibroblast growth factor receptor 4 produces the protein MHIHSRAPLGTPRCCSTAPWDQPPHPHLVGARVEGSCSPSSAHSGPTCLAGWEPVWKMRLLLQVLMGLLLAASAQGRAMEPELFERPLLESEEEHLLLDPGNTLKLYCDANQSGANVVWYKESRPLVLGNRIRLRQNLLEISEVAYEDSGLYICRAQGTGEILRNFTISIVDSLASGDDDEDSDGDGPHRDRNEDPIYMHRAPYWTHPHRMDKKLYAVPAGNTVKFRCPASGSPSPSIRWFKNGREFRGEHRIGGIRLRHQHWSLVMESVVPSDRGNYTCLVENRFGSIHYSYLLDVLERSPHRPILQAGLPANTTALVGSDVEFFCKVYSDAQPHIQWLKHIEVNGSSYGPDGVPYVQVLKTADINSSEVEVLYLRNVSMEDAGEYTCLAGNSIGLSYQSAWLTVLPEEELVREAEAPEAKYTDIIIYTSGSLAVAMAIIIVVLCRMQTQSSKQPLEPMAVHKLSKFPLIRQFSLDSSSSRKSSTSLMRVTRLSSSCAPMLAGVMELDLPLDAKWEFPRDKLLLGKPLGEGCFGQVVRAEAYGIDRERPDRAITVAIKMLKDNATDKDLADLISEMEMMKLMDKHKNIINLLGVCTQDGPLYVIVEFAAKGNLREYLRARRPPTPDYAFDVTAMPEEQLSFKDLVSCVYQVARGMEYLESKRCIHRDLAARNVLVTAESVMKIADFGLARDVHDIDYYKKTSNGRLPVKWMAPEALFDRVYTHQSDVWSFGILMWEIFTLGGSPYPGIPVEELFKLLKEGHRMDRPSNCTHELYMLMRECWHAVPSQRPTFKQLVEGLDKILAAVSEEYLDLSMPFEQYSPSCEDTASSCSSDDSVFTHDPLPLTPCLFSYPSVRT, from the exons ATGCACATCCACTCCCGGGCTCCCCTGGGGACACCGCGCTGCTGCTCCACCGCTCCCTGGGACCAAccaccccatccccacctggtcGGGGCACGCGTGGAAGGGAGCTGCTCGCCGAGCTCAGCTCACTCTGGCCCTACCTGTCTCGCAGGGTGGGAGCCGGTCTGGAAGATGCGGCTCCTCTTGCAAGTCCtgatggggctgctgctggcggcttctgcccagggcagggcaatgGAGCCAG AGCTATTTGAGAGACCATTGCTGGAGTCAGAAGAGGAACATCTCCTGCTGGATCCAGGCAACACGTTGAAGCTCTACTGTGATGCCAACCAGAGTGGTGCCAACGTGGTCTGGTACAAGGAGTCCCGTCCACTCGTCCTGGGAAATCGCATCCGCCTGCGGCAGAACCTGCTGGAGATCTCAGAGGTCGCCTACGAGGACTCAGGGCTCTACATCTGCCGGGCGCAAGGGACTGGGGAGATCCTGCGCAACTTCACCATCTCCATTGTGG acTCACTGGCTTcaggtgatgatgatgaagacAGTGATGGAGATGGTCCCCACAGAGACCGAAATGAAGATCCCATCTATATGCACAGAG CTCCTTACTGGACTCACCCACATCGgatggacaagaagctgtaTGCAGTACCCGCAGGAAACACAGTGAAGTTTCGCTGCCCAGCCtcgggcagccccagccccagcatccgCTGGTTCAAGAATGGGCGAGAGTTCCGGGGGGAGCACCGCATCGGGGGCATCCGG CTCCGGCACCAGCACTGGAGCCTGGTGATGGAGAGCGTGGTGCCTTCTGACCGTGGAAACTACACCTGCCTGGTGGAGAACAGGTTTGGCAGTATCCACTACAGCTACCTCCTGGATGTGCTGG agaggtccCCGCACAGGCCCATCTTGCAGGCTGGATTGCCTGCCAACACCACAGCCCTGGTGGGCAGTGACGTTGAGTTCTTCTGCAAGGTCTACAGTGATGCCCAGCCCCATATCCAGTGGCTGAAACACATTGAAGTGAATGGCAGTAGCTATGGTCCCGATGGGGTTCCCTATGTGCAAGTGCTCAAG ACTGCAGACATTAACAGCTCTGAGGTGGAGGTGCTGTATCTACGCAATGTCTCCATGGAGGATGCTGGGGAGTACACCTGCCTGGCCGGGAACTCCATTGGCCTCTCCTACCAGTCTGCCTGGCTCACTGTCCTGCCAG AAGAGGAGCTGGTGCGGGAAGCTGAAGCCCCCGAGGCCAAGTACACTGACATCATCATCTACACCTCGGGCTCActggctgtggccatggccatCATCATTGTGGTGCTGTGCCGGATGCAGACTCAGTCAAGCAAGCAGCCCCTGGAGCCCATGGCAGTCCACAAGCTCTCCAAATTCCCACTCATCCGACAG TTCTCCCTGgattccagctcctccaggaagTCCAGCACATCCCTGATGCGTGTCACCCGTCTCTCCTCCAGCTGCGCTCCAATGCTGGCTGGAGTCATGGAGCTGGACCTGCCCCTCGATGCCAAGTGGGAGTTCCCTCGAGACAA GCTTCTGCTGGGCAAGCCCTTGGGAGAAGGCTGCTTTGGCCAGGTGGTGCGGGCAGAGGCTTATGGCATTGACCGAGAACGGCCAGACAGAGCCATCACCGTGGCTATCAAAATGCTAAAAG ACAATGCCACTGACAAGGATCTGGCTGACCTCATATCTGAGATGGAGATGATGAAGCTCATGGACAAGCACAAAAACATCATCAACCTCCTGGGAGTCTGCACGCAGGATG GGCCGCTGTACGTGATTGTGGAGTTTGCTGCTAAAGGCAACCTGCGTGAATACCTCCGTGCCCGCCGCCCCCCAACACCTGACTACGCTTTCGACGTCACAGCGatgccagaggagcagctctccttCAAGGACCTGGTCTCCTGTGTCTACCAGGTGGCCCGTGGCATGGAGTACCTGGAGTCAAAACGG TGCATCCACCGTGACCTGGCTGCCCGCAATGTGCTGGTCACAGCAGAGAGTGTGATGAAGATTGCTGATTTTGGCTTGGCCAGGGATGTCCATGACATTGACTACTACAAGAAAACCAGCAAT GGTCGCCTGCCAGTGAAGTGGATGGCACCTGAGGCCCTGTTTGACCGTGTCTACACCCACCAGAGTGATGT ATGGTCCTTTGGGATCCTGATGTGGGAGATCTTCACACTGGGGGGCTCCCCCTACCCTGGCATCCCTGTAGAGGAACTCTTCAAACTGCTCAAGGAGGGCCACCGCATGGACCGACCATCTAACTGCACCCATGAGCT GTACATGCTGATGCGGGAGTGCTGGCATGCTGTACCTTCACAGCGTCCCACCTTCAAGCAGCTTGTGGAGGGACTGGACAAGATCCTGGCAGCTGTTTCAGAGGAG TACCTGGACCTCTCCATGCCCTTCGAGCAGTACTCGCCCTCCTGTGAGGACAccgccagctcctgctcctctgacGACTCTGTCTTCACCCACGACCCACTGCCGCTGACTCCCTGCCTCTTCTCCTATCCCAGTGTGAGGACTtaa